Within Felis catus isolate Fca126 chromosome A1, F.catus_Fca126_mat1.0, whole genome shotgun sequence, the genomic segment GCATTCTGACCACTATCTGAAATCAGCTCGTTCATTTCGTTTTGCTTACTCTCTTTTAGGGCATGATTGGGGTgatttctctgtgtctgtgctcTTTTCGATCTCCTAAAACACACTTTCAGGAGCAGGTAACACAGCTCGGCCACGTTAAGCAGCATGCAAATCACAGATGCGGAAATCATAAAAATGGTGAACACGGTTTTCTCAGTAGGTCTCGAGATAAAGCAGTCGACAAGGTTGGGGCAAGGGTCAATCCCACATTTCAACACCCAGGGCAGGTGGTACCCGTTGTAAAGGAAGTAAAAGACGTACATAAAGGATGCTTCGAAGATGATGCGGAAGAAGATGCTGCTGGTGTACGTCCACCACAGGGACCCCTCTATCCGGACCTTCTGCTTTTTAATGTCTTCGAGGTCTTTGAATTCATTTCGCTTGTCTCCTCGCCTGAATTTGCGGGCGGCCTCGTGCCTGTAGTAGGCCACGTGCATCGCTACCAGCAGGGCCGGGGTGGACACGAAGATGAGCTGCAGGGCCCACAGCCGGATGTGGGACACAGGGAAAAAGTGGTCATAGCACACATTTTTGCACCCTGGCTGCAGCGTGTTGCAGACAAAATCTTCCTGCTCGTCACCCCACACCTCTTGAGCGGCGACCACGAGGATCATGACGCGAAAAATGAAGATGACGGTGATCCACACCTTCCCGATGCTGGTGGAGTGTTTGTTTACACCCCCGATGAAC encodes:
- the GJB6 gene encoding gap junction beta-6 protein encodes the protein MDWGTLHTFIGGVNKHSTSIGKVWITVIFIFRVMILVVAAQEVWGDEQEDFVCNTLQPGCKNVCYDHFFPVSHIRLWALQLIFVSTPALLVAMHVAYYRHEAARKFRRGDKRNEFKDLEDIKKQKVRIEGSLWWTYTSSIFFRIIFEASFMYVFYFLYNGYHLPWVLKCGIDPCPNLVDCFISRPTEKTVFTIFMISASVICMLLNVAELCYLLLKVCFRRSKRAQTQRNHPNHALKESKQNEMNELISDSGQNAITGFPS